Genomic DNA from Methanosarcina sp. MTP4:
AACTGCTGGCTCCGGCCGGCAGCATGGAAGCTCTCAGGGCAGCCGTGGAGAACGGAGCAGATGCGGTTTACCTTGGAGCCCACGCCTTCAGTGCAAGAGGGTATGCAGCTAATTTTTCGGATAAAGAGCTTGAGGAGGCAATAGACTACGCCCACCTCAGGGGAGTGAAGGTCTATGTTACGGTAAACACCCTGCTAAGGGACGGGGAAATGGAAGCCGCCCTGAACCTGCTCTGCCGCCTGAAAGAAATGGGTTCTGATGCCATCCTTGTACAGGACATCGGCCTGCTCTCCCTTGGAAGGCAGTACGTGCCCGACCTTCCTCTGCATGCGAGCACTCAAATGACCCTTCATAATAGCGAAGGGGCCCTTTTTACAAAGGAGCTTGGAATCGAAAGGATTGTGTTATCCAGGGAATGTTCCCTTGAAGAAATCAAACGGATCGGCGAAACCAGCGGACTCGAAACCGAAGCCTTCATACACGGGGCTCTTTGCATCTCCTACTCCGGCCAGTGTCTCCTGAGCAGCATTATAGGGGGCAGGAGTGGAAACCGGGGCTACTGTGCCCAGCCCTGCCGGAAAGGGTACAGGCTTAAAAAAGACGGAAAAACAGTGAAAACCGAAGGCACGTATCTTCTAAGCCCGAAAGACCTTAACAGTTCTCCCTGTATCCCCGCCCTTCTTAAAACAGGGATTTCTTCCTTAAAAATCGAAGGCAGGATGAAAAGGCCCGAGTACGTGGCGGGCGTTGTCGGGACTTACAGCCGCCTGCTTGACCGCTGTCTTGAGGACAGAAAAAAGTGCTCCGTAAGCCGGGAGGAAGCAGAAAGCCTGGAACAGCTTTTCAACAGGGGTTTTACGGAAGGATATTTCGTCAAAAACCCACGTGGAGAACTGATGAGCAGGCTCAGGCCCTATAACCGGGGAGTTTTTGCGGGCACGGTAAAAAGCTACGACAGGAAATCGAGGCGGGTAACAGTAGAGCTTAAAGCTTCCCTTTCTGCCGGAGACGGGATCCTCTTTGCAGGAACCGATAGAGAAGGAAGGGAAGAAAAGGAGGAAGGCTGGGTCATCCGCCAGATGTACAGAGGGAATAAACCTGTAAAGCAAGCAAACTCGGGAGATACCGTTGAAATTCCCTTCAATGTGGAAGTCCGGCCAGGAAGCCCCGTGTACCGAACCCTTGACAAAGGGCTGATGGACACCCTTGAAAAAAGCTATACTTCGGAAACCTCCCTCCGAAAGATCCCTGTGCTCATGAAAGCCGGAGTTTGGGAGGGAAAGCCCCTCGAACTCACGCTTTGGGATTATGACTCGAACAGCGTGACCGTGAAATCGGAGTACGTGGTGGAAAAAGCCCTCCGGCAGCCCGGGAAAAAAGAACAGCTTGCCCGGCAGTTTTCCAAACTCGGGAACACCGGGTTCGAACCGGAAACCATTGATGTCGATGTACATGGAGAGGTCTTTGTCCCCGTAAAAGAGATTAACCAGCTCCGGAACCATGCAGTCACCGAACTCGAAAAACTCAGGATTGTCAGGGGAAAACGAAAACCCTGCCCCGAACCTGGAATAACGCTCCCAGAACTTGTAGCCTGTCCCCGGCCGGAATGGGAACATCCGGAACAGCCACTGCTTGCCGTATCCGTCTATTCCCCCGGAGAACTTGAAGAAGCAATTGACGGTGGGGCAGACCTGCTGTACTACGGGGAAGGGCTCTTTTGTTCAGGAAAAGGCAGGGACAGGGACAAAGCCATCCATTTTGAAGCCGATTATGAAAGAGCTGTCAGGATGGTCCGGGCTGCGGGCAGGAAGGTCTATTTCAAAACCCCGAGGATCGTGAAAGATCCCGAGATGCCGGCAGTAAGTGAAATTCTGGAGGCTGCAAAAGCCCTTGCTGCCGACGGCGTGCTCGTGTCAAACCTCGGGGTATTCAGGCTCGCAAAAGCGAGAGGGGTCCCCGTTATCCTGGACAGCCCCCTGAACGTGTTCAACAGCTATACCCTGGACTTCTTCTGCAAAAGGGGAGCGGAAAAGGTTACCCTTTCCCCGGAACTCACCCTGGAAGAAATCAAACCGCTGGCAGCTGCAGGGCCTTCCGAGGCAATAGTCCACGGCCGCCTGGAACTGATGGAATCGGAACACTGTGTGGTGGGCGGGCTGCTCGGAGGAAAGAAGGAGAGGTGCACAGCCCCCTGCAGAAACGGAAACTATTCCCTTGTTGACGAGAAGAACTACGAGTTCCCCCTGGTCATGGATCCGGCCTGTCGGATGCACCTCCTGAATTCAAAAGCCCTCTGCATGCTCGAACATGTCCCGAAACTCCTTGAAACGAGGGTCGCAAGCATCAGGATCGAGACCCTGGGAATGAGTGGGGAGGAAAAAGAAGAGCAGGGAATCAGGAAGCTTACCCGGATGTACAGGGCAGCAATTGACAATTACCTGAAGAAAGGAAAGGCCGGGACAGGGACCTGTGATAAGCTGGGGAAAGGGTTTACCACGGGACACTATTTCAGGGGAGTTAAATAAATAAGGGGAGTTAAGTGAGTGGCAGGGAAATTAAGTGAGAACAAA
This window encodes:
- a CDS encoding DUF3656 domain-containing protein, which encodes MKPARPELLAPAGSMEALRAAVENGADAVYLGAHAFSARGYAANFSDKELEEAIDYAHLRGVKVYVTVNTLLRDGEMEAALNLLCRLKEMGSDAILVQDIGLLSLGRQYVPDLPLHASTQMTLHNSEGALFTKELGIERIVLSRECSLEEIKRIGETSGLETEAFIHGALCISYSGQCLLSSIIGGRSGNRGYCAQPCRKGYRLKKDGKTVKTEGTYLLSPKDLNSSPCIPALLKTGISSLKIEGRMKRPEYVAGVVGTYSRLLDRCLEDRKKCSVSREEAESLEQLFNRGFTEGYFVKNPRGELMSRLRPYNRGVFAGTVKSYDRKSRRVTVELKASLSAGDGILFAGTDREGREEKEEGWVIRQMYRGNKPVKQANSGDTVEIPFNVEVRPGSPVYRTLDKGLMDTLEKSYTSETSLRKIPVLMKAGVWEGKPLELTLWDYDSNSVTVKSEYVVEKALRQPGKKEQLARQFSKLGNTGFEPETIDVDVHGEVFVPVKEINQLRNHAVTELEKLRIVRGKRKPCPEPGITLPELVACPRPEWEHPEQPLLAVSVYSPGELEEAIDGGADLLYYGEGLFCSGKGRDRDKAIHFEADYERAVRMVRAAGRKVYFKTPRIVKDPEMPAVSEILEAAKALAADGVLVSNLGVFRLAKARGVPVILDSPLNVFNSYTLDFFCKRGAEKVTLSPELTLEEIKPLAAAGPSEAIVHGRLELMESEHCVVGGLLGGKKERCTAPCRNGNYSLVDEKNYEFPLVMDPACRMHLLNSKALCMLEHVPKLLETRVASIRIETLGMSGEEKEEQGIRKLTRMYRAAIDNYLKKGKAGTGTCDKLGKGFTTGHYFRGVK